In one window of Oscillospiraceae bacterium DNA:
- a CDS encoding DNRLRE domain-containing protein: MKHLLKKILNNRSKNIALLLCLSFLMIATSAFSFAADFVNLENTNPQPVLRSVILDEVVERRDVAEKHFISDEGSYVAIAYPHAVHMESDEGQWVDADYPLAQEGNWIVPPDENIFLAADTVSAQSDGLVRIDTEQYVVSWTIDNLVESVQAQVKSSAESSTGKNQVTSEERQAAIESVLELKRATQENLEVSDWSSDMQSQVDNVNAQINEVNRLSIFNITELSSVVEYPEALGDGTTLRYWVSPGQLKEEIELDYRGDFISYSMVMDTAGLNAVLQENNSVLLLDETGETIIVIGSPNMYDAVTEVSFDFDITVEQNDNQCIITFTPNMAWLNAPERVWPVVIDPWISSGTNAANHSDNFVYSNQSTAHSHTDTWLAAGWGASPAGSAVVEHRAYWKALVLPGLSSGLVTASNLQEVRFSIYVVSGSQYAPTLQLYKVPSTWSSSTITFSNQPSVPSSSISSGSPGFNNAWLDYASYNNSALFNTVKGWYQSSSTNHGFMLKHASNAGARNTFYSSDHTTTSLRPYLEVEY, encoded by the coding sequence ATGAAACATCTGCTGAAGAAAATCCTCAACAACCGGAGCAAGAACATCGCGTTGCTTCTGTGCTTATCATTTTTGATGATTGCAACTTCTGCTTTTTCTTTCGCTGCCGACTTTGTCAATCTTGAAAACACCAATCCTCAGCCTGTTTTGAGGTCGGTGATTTTGGATGAGGTTGTCGAAAGAAGGGATGTAGCCGAAAAACATTTCATCAGCGACGAAGGTAGCTATGTGGCTATTGCCTATCCCCATGCCGTGCATATGGAATCGGATGAAGGGCAATGGGTAGACGCCGATTATCCTCTTGCACAAGAGGGCAACTGGATTGTGCCTCCCGATGAAAACATTTTCTTGGCGGCGGATACGGTATCTGCTCAAAGTGATGGATTGGTGCGAATCGATACTGAGCAATATGTTGTAAGTTGGACGATTGATAACCTTGTAGAGTCAGTACAGGCGCAAGTAAAATCGAGTGCTGAATCATCGACTGGAAAAAATCAAGTGACATCCGAGGAAAGACAAGCCGCCATAGAATCTGTATTGGAACTGAAAAGAGCTACACAAGAAAACCTAGAAGTATCGGATTGGTCGTCAGATATGCAATCACAGGTTGACAACGTGAACGCGCAAATCAATGAAGTCAATCGGTTGAGTATTTTTAATATCACGGAATTGAGTTCAGTAGTTGAATATCCGGAAGCGCTAGGAGACGGTACAACATTGCGTTATTGGGTATCGCCTGGACAGCTCAAAGAAGAAATTGAGCTAGACTATCGCGGTGACTTTATATCATACAGCATGGTCATGGATACAGCGGGATTAAATGCAGTTTTGCAGGAAAACAACAGTGTTCTTTTGCTGGATGAAACTGGAGAAACTATTATTGTAATTGGTTCCCCTAATATGTATGACGCTGTGACTGAAGTGTCCTTTGACTTTGACATCACTGTAGAGCAGAACGACAACCAGTGTATTATTACTTTCACGCCAAATATGGCTTGGTTAAACGCACCGGAGCGTGTATGGCCGGTTGTGATTGACCCTTGGATATCTTCTGGGACAAATGCGGCGAACCATTCTGATAACTTTGTTTATAGCAACCAATCCACGGCTCACTCTCACACAGACACCTGGCTTGCGGCAGGCTGGGGGGCATCACCGGCGGGCTCTGCAGTAGTGGAACATCGTGCGTATTGGAAAGCCCTCGTTTTGCCGGGACTTAGTTCAGGCTTGGTCACCGCATCCAATCTTCAAGAGGTAAGATTTTCCATATATGTGGTCTCTGGAAGCCAATACGCTCCAACGCTACAGTTGTACAAAGTCCCAAGTACTTGGAGTAGTTCTACTATCACATTTTCGAATCAACCATCAGTGCCATCCTCATCAATCTCTTCTGGAAGTCCAGGTTTCAACAACGCTTGGCTTGACTACGCATCGTATAACAATTCAGCCCTTTTTAACACAGTCAAGGGTTGGTATCAAAGTTCAAGTACCAACCATGGTTTCATGTTAAAGCACGCTTCGAATGCCGGGGCTAGAAATACTTTTTATTCTTCTGATCACACCACTACGAGTCTCAGACCTTATTTGGAAGTTGAATATTGA